From Halomicrobium salinisoli, the proteins below share one genomic window:
- a CDS encoding PQQ-binding-like beta-propeller repeat protein, with protein MPSTRRAFLAAGAALAGVVGSAAAGGASGDGRRASAAQSPSSRGTAPFGLDPAGTRSDPDASGPRSGVEVAWTYDAPDWFLGTARPVLAGGVLYAVGNGLLALGRETGERRFGTPGPYRSGPALTGAEAYRTATLAVTAGRGVYGLDAGGGIGLPFVGDAVAAERWADARPTGGGELDFSFGPEGDPSPPVAADGTVYAPIPGTNALAALDASDGRERWRVVHHEDERVSGPFNRPAIRDGTVYGTAWPHQVFAVRADDGEVEWHREVDEQMVMPPAATEAGVVVQTREGVSLLDAEDGEPIWDRTLEANVTGSAPAVADGIVFAASEIESLYALDLETGETLWSVPFDGESSPVVADGVVYAVRSSFELVALDAATGERLFDYRPTEVPLSAPTVADGRLYAANRTRVLALTEP; from the coding sequence ATGCCCTCCACCAGACGCGCGTTTCTCGCCGCCGGGGCGGCGCTGGCCGGGGTGGTCGGCAGCGCGGCGGCGGGCGGTGCTTCAGGCGACGGTCGCCGGGCGTCGGCGGCACAGTCCCCGTCGTCTCGGGGAACTGCGCCGTTCGGCCTCGATCCGGCCGGCACGCGGTCGGATCCCGACGCCTCGGGGCCACGCAGCGGGGTCGAGGTCGCGTGGACCTACGACGCGCCCGACTGGTTCCTCGGAACGGCGCGGCCGGTGCTTGCCGGCGGCGTCCTCTACGCCGTCGGGAACGGGCTGCTCGCTCTCGGCCGAGAGACCGGCGAGCGGCGATTCGGGACTCCTGGTCCCTACCGCTCGGGTCCGGCGCTCACGGGTGCCGAGGCCTACCGGACCGCCACGCTCGCCGTGACCGCCGGCCGCGGCGTCTACGGCCTCGACGCGGGCGGCGGAATCGGGCTCCCGTTCGTCGGCGACGCGGTCGCTGCCGAGCGGTGGGCTGACGCCCGCCCGACAGGCGGGGGCGAACTGGACTTCTCGTTCGGTCCCGAGGGCGACCCGTCGCCACCCGTCGCCGCCGACGGAACGGTGTACGCCCCGATCCCGGGCACGAACGCGCTGGCAGCGCTGGACGCGAGCGACGGCCGCGAGCGGTGGCGCGTGGTCCACCACGAGGACGAGCGCGTGTCCGGTCCGTTCAACCGACCGGCCATCCGCGACGGTACGGTGTACGGAACCGCCTGGCCGCACCAGGTGTTCGCGGTCCGCGCCGACGACGGCGAGGTCGAGTGGCACCGCGAGGTAGACGAACAGATGGTCATGCCGCCCGCCGCGACCGAAGCCGGCGTCGTCGTCCAGACGCGCGAGGGCGTCAGTCTGCTCGACGCCGAGGACGGAGAACCGATCTGGGACCGGACCCTCGAGGCGAACGTGACTGGCAGCGCCCCGGCTGTGGCCGACGGCATCGTCTTCGCGGCCAGCGAAATCGAGTCGCTGTACGCGCTGGACCTGGAGACGGGCGAGACGCTGTGGTCGGTGCCGTTCGACGGCGAGTCGTCGCCGGTGGTCGCCGACGGCGTGGTGTACGCGGTCCGGTCGTCGTTCGAACTGGTCGCCCTGGACGCCGCGACCGGCGAGCGCCTGTTCGACTACCGTCCCACCGAAGTACCGCTCTCGGCGCCGACCGTCGCCGACGGGCGGCTGTACGCGGCAAACAGGACGCGGGTGCTCGCGCTGACCGAACCATGA
- a CDS encoding NUDIX hydrolase, translating to MTAVDDLWYLGDVASQAAERTYHELADSHEDYVEFTRHRSVPRPRFRTVAERVRDNGLPYGAHTVVYRPSGELLLVYHDDVGMWVLPGGEVDGDDSFRAAARRELREEAGVDADYEGLGILGRAVFHCDGRETWGVLPIYEARARSTDLEADDPDGEISEARWFDELPEETRDREQLLEWRERRLE from the coding sequence ATGACGGCCGTCGACGACCTGTGGTACCTCGGCGACGTGGCGAGCCAGGCGGCCGAGCGGACCTATCACGAGCTGGCCGACAGTCACGAGGACTACGTGGAGTTCACGCGCCACCGCTCCGTGCCTCGCCCCCGCTTCCGGACCGTCGCCGAGCGCGTCCGCGACAACGGCCTCCCCTACGGGGCTCACACTGTCGTCTACCGACCCTCCGGCGAGCTCCTGCTCGTCTACCACGACGACGTCGGCATGTGGGTGCTCCCCGGCGGCGAGGTCGACGGCGACGACTCCTTCCGCGCGGCCGCCCGGCGCGAACTCCGCGAGGAGGCCGGCGTCGACGCCGACTACGAGGGGCTAGGCATCCTCGGCCGCGCCGTCTTCCACTGCGACGGCCGCGAGACGTGGGGTGTGCTACCGATCTACGAGGCGCGGGCGCGGTCGACAGACCTCGAGGCCGACGACCCCGACGGCGAGATCTCGGAGGCGCGCTGGTTCGACGAGCTCCCCGAGGAGACGCGGGACCGCGAACAGCTACTCGAGTGGCGCGAACGGCGGTTAGAGTAG
- a CDS encoding DUF1918 domain-containing protein — translation MAFEEDDTVILHDEHSEHDGEEGTITQIVETMFGDENYTVSFEDGQVAGVPEDNLELAEE, via the coding sequence ATGGCATTCGAAGAGGACGACACGGTCATCCTGCACGACGAACACAGCGAACACGACGGCGAGGAGGGCACGATCACTCAGATCGTCGAGACGATGTTCGGCGACGAGAACTACACCGTCTCCTTCGAGGACGGACAGGTCGCCGGCGTCCCCGAGGACAACCTCGAACTCGCGGAGGAGTAA
- a CDS encoding RNA-binding protein: MPSVPFHYVELRAFAYATEDEKRVVEALETFLPEEAELERVESEGHYGDRIVVLSARVENADDVRHVLSQVAGMEEIDAVYDELDDRVDDNCSFFLTFDKQAAFEGEVRRGDGITLRAKVEAYPAKRENALENAREALDAL; encoded by the coding sequence ATGCCGTCGGTCCCGTTCCACTACGTCGAGCTCCGCGCGTTCGCCTACGCCACCGAGGACGAGAAGCGCGTGGTCGAGGCGCTGGAGACGTTCCTCCCGGAGGAGGCGGAGCTGGAGCGGGTCGAGTCCGAGGGCCACTACGGGGACCGCATCGTCGTCCTGTCGGCCCGCGTCGAGAACGCCGACGACGTCCGACACGTCCTCTCGCAGGTCGCGGGGATGGAGGAGATCGACGCCGTCTACGACGAACTCGACGACCGGGTCGACGACAACTGCTCCTTTTTCCTGACGTTCGACAAGCAGGCCGCCTTCGAGGGCGAGGTGCGCCGCGGCGACGGAATCACGCTGCGGGCCAAGGTCGAGGCGTACCCGGCCAAGCGCGAGAACGCCCTCGAGAACGCCCGCGAGGCGCTGGACGCGCTGTGA
- a CDS encoding RNase P subunit p30 family protein — MYEAVHVAPEGDATAARTALTAAEYGFDGIVVRNHGDSPPDYDPDAVAEEYGIDVVPGVEVRADDPSSASGFVGSHRSEKTLVAVHGGSAAMNRFAVEQPAVDVLAHPMAGDGDFDAAMAKAAVENGVRVELSLRAALRCSGGRRVRRLQDLRKLRELVDHYDVPYVVSADPWSHLELRAPRELRAVGEAVGLDGDRIERGLEEWGTLAERNRRRQSDDFVEPGVWIDDGE, encoded by the coding sequence ATGTACGAGGCCGTCCACGTCGCGCCGGAGGGCGATGCGACGGCGGCCCGCACTGCGCTGACCGCCGCCGAGTACGGGTTCGACGGGATCGTCGTGCGCAACCACGGCGACAGCCCGCCCGACTACGACCCCGACGCCGTCGCCGAGGAGTACGGGATCGACGTCGTGCCCGGCGTGGAGGTGCGGGCCGACGACCCCTCCAGCGCCAGCGGGTTCGTCGGCTCGCACCGCTCCGAGAAGACCCTCGTCGCGGTCCACGGCGGCTCGGCCGCGATGAACCGCTTCGCCGTCGAGCAGCCCGCCGTGGACGTCCTGGCCCACCCGATGGCCGGCGACGGCGACTTCGACGCCGCGATGGCGAAGGCCGCCGTCGAGAACGGCGTCCGGGTGGAACTGTCCCTGCGCGCGGCGCTGCGCTGCTCGGGCGGGCGGCGCGTCCGCCGGCTCCAGGACCTCCGCAAGCTCCGGGAGCTGGTCGACCACTACGACGTGCCCTACGTCGTCAGCGCCGATCCGTGGAGCCACCTCGAACTACGTGCCCCCCGGGAGCTCCGGGCGGTCGGCGAGGCCGTCGGCCTCGACGGAGACCGGATCGAGCGAGGCCTCGAAGAGTGGGGGACTCTGGCCGAACGCAACCGCCGCCGCCAGTCGGACGACTTCGTCGAGCCGGGCGTCTGGATCGACGACGGGGAGTAG
- a CDS encoding class I SAM-dependent methyltransferase, giving the protein MKKSLEEHAERFSEHAADYDESQDSPEYRAAADLVVGHADAGSGETVLDLGTGTGAIALPLAESAGRVIGRDISEGMLDRAREKAAERGVENVAFGEGRFRDPNVHEDADVDVVTSNFAMHHLGDDEKREAIAQIAALEPRRFVLGDVLFFGEPDPDDPFYSPEVDDPATVGVLADAFTDAGFAVTAVERVSDQVGVLVGDRIEDRPGIEDPEGEP; this is encoded by the coding sequence ATGAAGAAGTCCCTCGAGGAGCACGCCGAGCGCTTCTCCGAGCACGCCGCCGACTACGACGAGAGCCAGGACTCGCCGGAGTACCGGGCCGCCGCCGACCTCGTGGTCGGGCACGCCGACGCCGGATCCGGGGAGACGGTGCTCGACCTCGGGACGGGGACCGGCGCCATCGCCCTCCCCCTGGCCGAGTCCGCCGGGCGGGTGATCGGCCGGGACATCAGCGAGGGGATGCTCGATCGGGCGCGCGAGAAGGCCGCCGAGCGCGGCGTCGAGAACGTCGCCTTCGGCGAGGGCCGGTTCCGCGACCCGAACGTCCACGAAGACGCCGACGTGGACGTCGTCACCTCGAACTTCGCGATGCATCACCTGGGGGACGACGAGAAGCGCGAGGCGATCGCCCAGATCGCCGCGCTGGAACCGCGCCGGTTCGTCCTCGGCGACGTGCTGTTCTTCGGCGAACCGGACCCCGACGACCCCTTCTACAGCCCCGAGGTCGACGACCCGGCCACCGTCGGCGTGCTGGCCGACGCCTTCACCGACGCCGGCTTCGCCGTGACGGCCGTCGAGAGGGTCTCCGATCAGGTGGGCGTCCTCGTCGGCGACCGGATCGAGGACCGCCCGGGAATCGAGGACCCGGAGGGCGAGCCGTGA
- a CDS encoding Rpp14/Pop5 family protein has product MTSLPKHLRPRWRYLGVAIESDPAAGLTRRDFQRAVWYAGQNLLGDAAAADLDLTVLGFEFADGAGHAVVRTRRDEVDRARAALACVSEVDGRDVGLFVRGVSGTVRACEEKYIPDAPERTDQRQVAFAGAERRAAVRGERVDPLEDGPGATELDLN; this is encoded by the coding sequence GTGACGTCGCTCCCCAAACACCTCCGGCCGCGCTGGCGCTACCTCGGCGTCGCCATCGAGTCGGACCCGGCGGCCGGCCTGACGCGACGGGACTTCCAGCGGGCGGTGTGGTACGCCGGACAGAACCTGCTGGGCGACGCGGCCGCCGCCGACCTCGATCTGACCGTCCTCGGCTTCGAGTTCGCGGACGGCGCCGGCCACGCGGTGGTCCGTACCCGGCGCGACGAGGTCGACCGCGCCAGGGCGGCGCTGGCCTGCGTCTCAGAGGTCGACGGCCGCGACGTCGGCCTGTTCGTGCGGGGCGTGAGCGGCACCGTACGGGCGTGTGAAGAAAAGTATATACCCGACGCACCGGAACGGACGGACCAGAGACAGGTCGCGTTCGCGGGCGCCGAGCGACGCGCCGCCGTGCGCGGCGAACGCGTCGATCCCCTCGAGGACGGCCCCGGCGCGACGGAACTCGATCTCAACTAA
- the psmA gene encoding archaeal proteasome endopeptidase complex subunit alpha, whose translation MQGQNQQQAYDRGITIFSPDGRLYQVEYAREAVKRGTASIGVRTAGGVVLVVDKRIRSPLMERSSVEKIHKADDHVGIASAGHVADARQLIDFARRQAQINQLRYGEPIGVETLTKSVTDHIQQYTQVGGARPFGVALIIAGIADGEPRLYETDPSGTPYEWKALAVGADRGDIRQYLEDNYEEEMDLAAGVGLALSALASVNEGGLAPEGVGVATVDVETEQFQELTDEEKREHLEENDLLDEGDANPGEDAEPAEDADADEESGSGDESEE comes from the coding sequence ATGCAGGGACAGAACCAGCAACAGGCGTACGACCGCGGCATCACCATCTTCTCGCCGGACGGCCGGCTCTACCAGGTCGAGTACGCGCGGGAAGCAGTCAAGCGCGGGACGGCCAGCATCGGCGTCCGGACGGCCGGCGGCGTCGTCCTCGTCGTCGACAAGCGGATCCGCTCGCCCCTGATGGAGCGCTCGTCGGTCGAGAAGATCCACAAGGCCGACGACCACGTCGGCATCGCGAGTGCCGGTCACGTCGCCGACGCGCGTCAGCTGATCGACTTCGCCCGCCGCCAGGCGCAGATCAACCAGCTCCGGTACGGCGAGCCCATCGGCGTCGAGACGCTCACCAAGTCCGTCACCGACCACATCCAGCAGTACACCCAGGTCGGCGGCGCGCGCCCGTTCGGCGTCGCGCTGATCATCGCCGGCATCGCCGACGGGGAGCCGCGCCTCTACGAGACCGACCCCTCCGGCACGCCCTACGAGTGGAAGGCCCTGGCCGTCGGCGCCGACCGCGGCGACATCCGGCAGTACCTCGAGGACAACTACGAGGAGGAGATGGACCTCGCGGCCGGCGTCGGGCTGGCGCTGTCGGCGCTTGCCTCCGTCAACGAGGGCGGCCTCGCCCCCGAGGGCGTCGGCGTCGCGACCGTCGACGTCGAGACCGAGCAGTTCCAGGAGCTCACCGACGAGGAGAAACGGGAGCACCTCGAGGAGAACGACCTGCTGGACGAGGGCGACGCGAACCCCGGCGAGGACGCCGAGCCCGCCGAGGACGCCGACGCGGACGAGGAGAGCGGCAGCGGCGACGAGAGCGAGGAGTAA